Proteins from a single region of Corvus hawaiiensis isolate bCorHaw1 chromosome 6, bCorHaw1.pri.cur, whole genome shotgun sequence:
- the LOC125328022 gene encoding acyl-coenzyme A thioesterase 1-like isoform X1 yields the protein MWQVSARCVCRASSRACQRRLPWPGPAPAAPRSRSPAWSPGTAPAHGLSSMAPSIRLSPAARSLFDEPLAIAVQGLGPRQQVTLRTSLRDETGQLFQASARYQAGDDGELDLARCPALPGGSFSGLEPMGLLWALQPQKPFWRLVKRDVQSPFLLQLEVFEGHGELPGRLLAQAQHERVFLRDGVRRVPVRQGRIRATLFLPPGNGLFPGIIDLYGTGGGLPEYRACLLANYGFAVLALAFYGYEDLPKEMKEFHLEYFEEAVNYMLQHAQVKGPGIGLLGHSKGGDLCISMASFLKGIAATALINGSVANVGAVLRYKDITIPPLGANLKRIKVSKSGIADIIDVLNNPLEGPDQQSFIPLEKAECCFLFIVGQDDHNWKSEFFAVEGSKRLQAHGKEKPEILCYPGAGHYIEPPFFPMCAASMHLLFGKPVMWGGEPKAHCKAQIDAWQHIQAFFHKHLTGKPSGTSSKL from the exons ATGTGGCAGGTCAGTGCCCGCTGCGTGTGCCGGGCCAGCTCCCGCGCCTGCCAGAGGCGGCTgccctggcccggccccgcgcctgCAGCCCCACGGAGCCGCAGCCCCGCGTGGAGCCCCGGGACAGCCCCCGCCCACGGACTCTCCTCCATGGCCCCCTCCATCCGCCTGTCGCCCGCCGCCCGCAGCCTCTTCGATGAGCCGCTGGCCATCGCTGTGCAGGGGCTCGGCCCGCGGCAGCAGGTCACGCTGCGAACGTCCTTGCGGGACGAGACGGGACAGCTCTTCCAGGCCAGTGCCCGCTACCAGGCGGGGGACGACGGGGAGCTGGACCTCGCCCGCTGTCCTGCGCTGCCGGGAGGCAGCTTCTCCGGCCTGGAGCccatggggctgctctgggctttgCAGCCCCAGAAGCCTTTCTGGCGGCTGGTGAAGCGGGACGTGCAGAgccccttcctcctgcagctggaggtgtTTGAAGGCCACGGGGAGCTCCCCGGGCGGCTCCTGGCCCAGGCACAGCACGAGCGGGTGTTCCTGCGGGACGGGGTGCGGAGAGTCCCGGTGCGACAGGGAAGGATCCGGGCGACGCTTTTCCTGCCTCCCG GAAATGGCCTCTTTCCAGGAATTATTGACTTGTATGGAACTGGAGGAGGACTCCCTGAATACAGGGCATGCCTGCTGGCCAACTACGGCTTTGCCGTGCTGGCTCTGGCATTCTACGGCTATGAAGATCTCCCCAAAGAGATGAAGGAATTCCACCTGGAATATTTTGAGGAAGCTGTAAACTATATGTTACAACACGCGCAG GTTAAAGGTCCAGGAATTGGTTTGCTTGGACACTCGAAGGGGGGTGACCTGtgcatctccatggcctccttCCTGAAGGGCATCGCAGCCACTGCCCTTATCAACGGCTCAGTGGCAAATGTGGGTGCAGTGCTCCGCTATAAGGACATCACCATTCCACCCCTTGGTGCCAATCTAAAACGCATCAAGGTCAGCAAGTCTGGGATTGCTGATATTATTGATGTATTGAACAACCCACTAGAAGGGCCTGACCAGCAAAGCTTTATCCCTTTGGAGAAGGCCGAGTGTTGCTTCTTGTTCATTGTTGGGCAGGATGATCACAACTGGAAAAGTGAATTCTTTGCAGTTGAGGGGAGCAAACGTTTGCAAGCtcatgggaaggaaaagcctgagaTACTCTGTTATCCTGGAGCAGGGCACTACATCGAACCTCCCTTTTTCCCGATGTGTGCAGCTTCAATGCACCTGCTATTTGGTAAGCCTGTGATGTGGGGAGGGGAGCCCAAGGCACACTGCAAGGCACAGATAGATGCTTGGCAGCATATCCAAGCTTTCTTTCATAAACACCTCACAGGCAAGCCATCTGGAACATCTAGTAAGCTCTGA
- the LOC125328022 gene encoding acyl-coenzyme A thioesterase 5-like isoform X2 yields MWQVSARCVCRASSRACQRRLPWPGPAPAAPRSRSPAWSPGTAPAHGLSSMAPSIRLSPAARSLFDEPLAIAVQGLGPRQQVTLRTSLRDETGQLFQASARYQAGDDGELDLARCPALPGGSFSGLEPMGLLWALQPQKPFWRLVKRDVQSPFLLQLEVFEGHGELPGRLLAQAQHERVFLRDGVRRVPVRQGRIRATLFLPPGNGLFPGIIDLYGTGGGLPEYRACLLANYGFAVLALAFYGYEDLPKEMKEFHLEYFEEAVNYMLQHAQSQWV; encoded by the exons ATGTGGCAGGTCAGTGCCCGCTGCGTGTGCCGGGCCAGCTCCCGCGCCTGCCAGAGGCGGCTgccctggcccggccccgcgcctgCAGCCCCACGGAGCCGCAGCCCCGCGTGGAGCCCCGGGACAGCCCCCGCCCACGGACTCTCCTCCATGGCCCCCTCCATCCGCCTGTCGCCCGCCGCCCGCAGCCTCTTCGATGAGCCGCTGGCCATCGCTGTGCAGGGGCTCGGCCCGCGGCAGCAGGTCACGCTGCGAACGTCCTTGCGGGACGAGACGGGACAGCTCTTCCAGGCCAGTGCCCGCTACCAGGCGGGGGACGACGGGGAGCTGGACCTCGCCCGCTGTCCTGCGCTGCCGGGAGGCAGCTTCTCCGGCCTGGAGCccatggggctgctctgggctttgCAGCCCCAGAAGCCTTTCTGGCGGCTGGTGAAGCGGGACGTGCAGAgccccttcctcctgcagctggaggtgtTTGAAGGCCACGGGGAGCTCCCCGGGCGGCTCCTGGCCCAGGCACAGCACGAGCGGGTGTTCCTGCGGGACGGGGTGCGGAGAGTCCCGGTGCGACAGGGAAGGATCCGGGCGACGCTTTTCCTGCCTCCCG GAAATGGCCTCTTTCCAGGAATTATTGACTTGTATGGAACTGGAGGAGGACTCCCTGAATACAGGGCATGCCTGCTGGCCAACTACGGCTTTGCCGTGCTGGCTCTGGCATTCTACGGCTATGAAGATCTCCCCAAAGAGATGAAGGAATTCCACCTGGAATATTTTGAGGAAGCTGTAAACTATATGTTACAACACGCGCAG AGTCAGTGGGTTTGA
- the LOC125327455 gene encoding acyl-coenzyme A thioesterase 1-like codes for MWRALAAAAPARALLRAPPARRAASLAMSPAAGPADERVETRVAGLSPGQPVTLRAVAADDRGCLFQSCAHYRADSRGELHLGTDASHGGDYTGVEPMGLFWSLAPAGMEKPYQRFVPRSTGAPMKVEVLVHQGHSPPGAMPGPVVAKAKVQRLFTAPGVRRIRLKEGVVRGSLFLPPGDGPFPGVIDMYGDEGGLIEFRSSLLATHGFAALSLPYFDFEDLPRVMKELKLEYFEEAARFLQRHPKVKGPGVGVIGTGKGAELALSMITFLPEVVAAVSISGCSSNTVADLHYGEMTLPGLRFDMNKVSVSDTGVFDIFEALDDPTNPANSPCVIPIEKAEGHFLLVVGEDDRMWKSSLYAELAIRRLRQHGKENFELLSYPGAGHRIDPPSTPFCQVATDRVLGVPVLGGGESKAHAHAQEHSWGKIQEFLHLHLG; via the exons ATGTGGAGAGCGCTggccgccgctgccccggcgCGGGCCCTGCTGCGTGCCCCGCCGGCCCGGCGGGCTGCCAGCCTGGCCATGTCCCCCGCCGCCGGGCCGGCCGACGAGCGGGTGGAGACGCGGGTGGCGGGGCTGAGCCCGGGGCAGCCGGTGACCCTGCGGGCGGTGGCGGCCGATGACCGCGGCTGCCTCTTCCAGTCGTGCGCTCACTACCGGGCGGACAGCCGCGGGGAGCTGCACTTGGGCACGGACGCCTCCCACGGCGGGGACTACACCGGCGTGGAGCCCATGGGGCTCTTTTGGAGCCTCGCCCCCGCCGGCATGGAGAAGCCGTACCAGCGGTTCGTTCCCCGCAGCACCGGCGCCCCGATGAAGGTGGAAGTGTTGGTCCACCAGGGCCACAGCCCGCCCGGCGCCATGCCCGGGCCCGTGGTGGCCAAGGCCAAGGTGCAGCGGTTGTTCACGGCCCCCGGCGTGCGGAGGATCCGGCTGAAGGAAGGAGTCGTAAGAGGCTCCCTTTTCCTGCCGCCGG GGGATGGCCCTTTTCCAGGAGTGATTGACATGTATGGTGATGAAGGAGGCTTGATTGAATTTAGATCCAGTCTCCTGGCTACCCATGGTTTTGCTGCTCTTTCTCTGCCATATTTTGACTTTGAAGATCTTCCTAGGGTCATGAAAGAATTAAAACTTGAGTACTttgaggaggcagcaaggttccTACAGCGTCACCCAAAG GTGAAAGGACCCGGAGTTGGAGTGATTGGGACTGGGAAAGGGGCAGAATTAGCACTCTCCATGATCACCTTCCTGCCAGAAGTAGTGGCTGCTGTCTCTATCTCCGGCTGTAGTTCAAACACAGTTGCAGACCTCCATTATGGTGAGATGACTCTGCCTGGGCTGCGTTTTGATATGAACAAAGTCAGTGTCTCTGACACTGGTGTCTTTGACATTTTTGAAGCTCTGGATGATCCAACAAATCCTGCTAATTCTCCTTGCGTGATCCCCATTGAAAAAGCAGAAGGTCACTTTCTCTTAGTGGTAGGGGAAGATGATCGGATGTGGAAGAGCTCCTTATATGCTGAGCTGGCAATCAGGCGTCTACGCCAGCACGGGAAAGAGAACTTTGAGCTCCTGAGTTATCCAGGAGCAGGTCACCGAATTGATCCTCCTTCTACTCCATTTTGTCAGGTAGCTACGGATCGTGTTTTGGGGGTGCCTGTTCTGGGGGGTGGAGAGAGCAAAGCACATGCCCATGCACAGGAACACTCCTGGGGAAAGATTCAGGAGTTTCTGCATTTGCACTTGGGATGA